In Uranotaenia lowii strain MFRU-FL chromosome 2, ASM2978415v1, whole genome shotgun sequence, one genomic interval encodes:
- the LOC129748857 gene encoding uncharacterized protein LOC129748857 isoform X1, with protein MDNISVTDLRHRYFGPTLDESILYGVECLRGLFRSSNQQSNNKLSDLHLYKSTLDTSIGSDRRLTENSLISGSRNSSRRGSRDSSRLVSSSVDSNLVPEKMNGKKRVITSTPRQEYWRKLSQSSKALVPDPKPSQSPKLSSGSIKILGQMKKEQSTTRNVTNNSKNKNSLDIKIPQKFPPSPPEVKIPNRSKTSPEPIALSANKNRPKLLDTRWAIVRVQEFADSAKTYEIIKPSDTLLPKSLLELKKPCGMPPDCAPEVIFATLPDASVAVYHGDISEKRKSFNITKQSQN; from the exons ATG GACAACATCAGCGTGACGGATCTAAGGCATCGGTACTTCGGTCCAACGTTGGACGAAAGCATTCTGTATGGAGTCGAATGTTTGAGGGGTCTTTTCCGGTCATCAAATCAACAATCTAATAATAAGCTGAGTGATTTGCATCTGTACAAATCAACTTTGGATACTAGCATCGGTAGTGATCGCCGGTTGACTGAAAATTCCCTCATATCCGGCTCACGGAACAGTTCTAGACGAGGTTCAAGAGACTCTTCGAGACTTGTCTCTTCATCGGTTGACTCTAATCTAGTTCCGGAAAAGATGAACGGTAAGAAACG TGTCATAACTTCGACTCCACGACAAGAATACTGGAGAAAGCTGTCACAAAGTAGCAAAGCTCTAGTACCTGATCCCAAACCATCACAATCACCAAAATTATCCTCCGGGAGtataaaaa TTTTAGGACAAATGAAAAAAGAGCAATCGACTACCAGGAATGTAACGAACAactccaaaaacaaaaattctctaGACATTAAAATCCCCCAAAAATTTCCCCCATCTCCACCGGAAGTTAAAATACCGAACCGCTCTAAAACATCACCGGAACCAATTGCTCTATCGGCCAATAAAAATCGTCCCAAGCTTTTGGACACACGGTGGGCCATCGTGCGGGTGCAGGAGTTTGCCGATTCGGCGAAAACCTACGAAATAATCAAGCCCTCGGACACGTTGCTGCCCAAGTCGCTGCTGGAGCTGAAAAAACCCTGCGGAATGCCTCCAGACTGCGCACCGGAAGTGATTTTCGCAACCCTTCCGGATGCCTCGGTGGCTGTTTATCATGGAGACATTTCTGAGAAGCGGAAATCTTTCAATATCACCAAACAGTCACAAAActga
- the LOC129748857 gene encoding uncharacterized protein LOC129748857 isoform X2, protein MDNISVTDLRHRYFGPTLDESILYGVECLRGLFRSSNQQSNNKLSDLHLYKSTLDTSIGSDRRLTENSLISGSRNSSRRGSRDSSRLVSSSVDSNLVPEKMNGKKRVITSTPRQEYWRKLSQSSKALVPDPKPSQSPKLSSGSIKRQMKKEQSTTRNVTNNSKNKNSLDIKIPQKFPPSPPEVKIPNRSKTSPEPIALSANKNRPKLLDTRWAIVRVQEFADSAKTYEIIKPSDTLLPKSLLELKKPCGMPPDCAPEVIFATLPDASVAVYHGDISEKRKSFNITKQSQN, encoded by the exons ATG GACAACATCAGCGTGACGGATCTAAGGCATCGGTACTTCGGTCCAACGTTGGACGAAAGCATTCTGTATGGAGTCGAATGTTTGAGGGGTCTTTTCCGGTCATCAAATCAACAATCTAATAATAAGCTGAGTGATTTGCATCTGTACAAATCAACTTTGGATACTAGCATCGGTAGTGATCGCCGGTTGACTGAAAATTCCCTCATATCCGGCTCACGGAACAGTTCTAGACGAGGTTCAAGAGACTCTTCGAGACTTGTCTCTTCATCGGTTGACTCTAATCTAGTTCCGGAAAAGATGAACGGTAAGAAACG TGTCATAACTTCGACTCCACGACAAGAATACTGGAGAAAGCTGTCACAAAGTAGCAAAGCTCTAGTACCTGATCCCAAACCATCACAATCACCAAAATTATCCTCCGGGAGtataaaaa GACAAATGAAAAAAGAGCAATCGACTACCAGGAATGTAACGAACAactccaaaaacaaaaattctctaGACATTAAAATCCCCCAAAAATTTCCCCCATCTCCACCGGAAGTTAAAATACCGAACCGCTCTAAAACATCACCGGAACCAATTGCTCTATCGGCCAATAAAAATCGTCCCAAGCTTTTGGACACACGGTGGGCCATCGTGCGGGTGCAGGAGTTTGCCGATTCGGCGAAAACCTACGAAATAATCAAGCCCTCGGACACGTTGCTGCCCAAGTCGCTGCTGGAGCTGAAAAAACCCTGCGGAATGCCTCCAGACTGCGCACCGGAAGTGATTTTCGCAACCCTTCCGGATGCCTCGGTGGCTGTTTATCATGGAGACATTTCTGAGAAGCGGAAATCTTTCAATATCACCAAACAGTCACAAAActga